The following are from one region of the Mustela lutreola isolate mMusLut2 chromosome 9, mMusLut2.pri, whole genome shotgun sequence genome:
- the PIGT gene encoding GPI transamidase component PIG-T produces MAAALPLAVLGLLLLLGRGGRGHAEPPRDTLREELVITPLPSGDVAATFQFRTRWDSDLQREEVSHYRLFPKALGQLISKYSLRELHLSFTQGFWRTRYWGPPFLQAPSGAELWVWFQDTVTDVDKSWKELSNVLSGIFCASLNFIDSTNTVTPTASFKPLGLANGTDHSFLRYAVLPREVVCTENLTPWKKLLPCSSKAGLSVLLKADRLFHTSYHSQAVHIRPVCRNARCTSISWELRQTLSVVYDAFVTGQGKKDWSLFRMFSRTLTEPCPLASESRVYVDITGHNQDNETLEVNPPPTTTYQDVTLGTRKTYAVYDLLDTAVINNSRNLNLQLKWRSPPEHEAPPVPFLHAQRYVSGYGLQSGELNTLLYNTHPYRAFPVLLLDTVPWYLRLYVHTLTITSKGKENKPSYVHYQPAQDRLQPHLLEMLIQLPANSATKVSIQFERALLKWTEYTPDPNHGFYVSPSVLSALVPSMVAAKPVDWEESPLFRSLYPVSDSSSYFVRLYTEPLLVNLPTPDFSMPYNVICLTCTVVAVCYGSFYNLLTRTFHIEEPSTGGLAKRLANLIRRARGVPPL; encoded by the exons ATGGCGGCGGCCTTGCCGCTCGCCGTGCtcgggctgctgctgctcctggggcgggggggcaggggccATGCAGAGCCCCCACGCGACACCCTGCGGGAGGAGCTTGTTATCACCCCGCTGCCGTCTGGGGACGTAGCCGCCACATTCCAGTTCCGCACACGGTGGGATTCCGATTTGCAGCGGGAAGAAG TGTCTCATTATAGGCTGTTTCCCAAAGCCCTGGGGCAGTTGATCTCCAAGTATTCTCTTCGAGAGCTGCACTTGTCATTCACACAAGGCTTCTGGAGGACTCGGTACTGGGGGCCACCTTTCCTGCAGGCCCCATCAGGTGCAGAACTCTGGGTCTGGTTCCAGGACACCGTCACTGA TGTGGATAAATCTTGGAAGGAGCTCAGTAATGTCCTCTCGGGGATCTTCTGCGCCTCTCTGAACTTCATCGATTCTACCAACACGGTCACTCCCACTGCCTCCTTCAAACCTCTGGGGCTGGCCAATG GCACTGACCATTCCTTCCTGCGCTACGCTGTGCTGCCACGGGAGGTCGTCTGCACGGAGAACCTCACCCCCTGGAAGAAGCTCTTGCCCTGTAGCTCCAAG GCAGGCCTGTCTGTGCTGCTGAAGGCTGACCGCTTGTTCCACACCAGCTACCACTCCCAGGCGGTGCACATCCGTCCTGTGTGCAGA AACGCGCGCTGTACCAGCATCTCCTGGGAGCTGAGGCAGACCCTTTCTGTGGTGTACGATGCCTTCGTCACAGGACAGGGGAAGAAAG ACTGGTCCCTCTTCCGGATGTTCTCCCGAACCCTCACAGAGCCCTGTCCCCTGGCGTCAGAGAGCCGTGTCTATGTAGACATCACCGGCCACAACCAG GACAATGAGACATTGGAGGTGAACCCGCCCCCAACCACCACATACCAGGACGTCACCCTTGGGACCCGGAAGACCTACGCTGTCTACGACTTGCTTGACACAGCCGTGATCAACAACTCCCGTAACCTCAACCTCCAACTCAAGTGGCGGAGCCCTCCCGAGCATG AGGCCCCTCCGGTGCCATTCCTGCACGCCCAGCGATACGTGAGTGGCTACGGGCTGCAGAGCGGGGAGCTGAACACGCTTCTGTACAACACTCACCCGTACCGGGCCTTCCCCGTGCTGCTGCTGGACACCGTGCCCTGGTACCTGCGGCTCTACGTGCACACTCTCACCATCACCTCCAAGGGCAAGGAGAACAAACCGA GTTACGTCCACTACCAGCCTGCGCAGGACCGGCTACAGCCACACCTCCTGGAGATGCTGATCCAGCTGCCGGCCAACTCGGCCACCAAGGTCTCCATTCAGTTTGAGCGGGCGCTGCTCAAGTGGACCGAGTACACCCCGGACCCCAACCACGGTTTCTATGTCAG cCCATCTGTCCTCAGTGCCCTTGTACCCAGCATGGTGGCAGCCAAGCCCGTGGACTGGGAGGAAAGCCCCCTCTTCAGGTCCCT GTACCCGGTCTCGGACAGCTCTAGCTACTTTGTGCGCCTGTACACGGAGCCGCTGCTGGTGAACCTGCCCACGCCGGACTTCAGCATGCCCTACAACGTCATCTGCCTCACGTGCACCGTGGTGGCCGTGTGCTATGGCTCCTTCTACAATCTCCTCACCAGAACCTTCCACATTGAGGAGCCCAGCACGGGCGGCCTGGCCAAGCGGCTGGCCAACCTCATCCGGCGTGCCCGTGGTGTCCCCCCACTCTGA
- the DBNDD2 gene encoding dysbindin domain-containing protein 2, which yields MDPNPRAALERQQLRLRERQKFFEEILQPETEFVFPLSHLHLESQRPPIGSISSMEVNVDALEQVELIDLGDQDGADVFLPCEDPPPASQTSGLDEHPEELSLPMPTPDRTASRTSSSSSDDSTHLHSPNSSDGGADTPLAQSDEEEDGADGGAEPGACS from the exons ATGGACCCAAATCCTCGGGCAGCCCTGGAGCGCCAGCAGCTCCGCCTTCGGGAGCGGCAGAAATTCTTTGAGGAAATTTTACAGCCGGAGACAGAGTTTGTCTTCCCCCTGTCCCACCTGCATCTCGAGTCACAGAGAC CCCCCATAGGTAGTATCTCCTCCATGGAAGTGAACGTGGATGCCCTGGAGCAGGTAGAACTTATTGACCTTGGAGACCAGGATGGAGCAGATGTGTTCTTGCCTTGTGAGGACCCTCCACCAGCCTCCCAGACGTCTG GGCTGGATGAGCACCCAGAGGAGTTGAGCCTTCCAATGCCGACGCCTGACAGGACTGCATCCCGCACGTCCTCGTCATCTTCTGACGACTCCACCCACCTGCACAGCCCAAATTCCAGTGACGGCGGGGCGGACACGCCCTTGGCACAGTCTGATGAGGAAGAGGATGGGGCTGATGGAGGGGCAGAGCCTGGAGCTTGCAGCTAG
- the TP53TG5 gene encoding TP53-target gene 5 protein isoform X2 encodes MSPSAKKRPKNRMVSKIQDEEPQDKIPQPVSKVIGRNRLKMVLKNLSLLKLLKSSNPRIQELHNLAKRCWNSLLRVPKILGISTGSSNVCDRVEQGNEELQDAGCPKNILESKKLESTGEPKVGLGEKNKAQQSPKAACQSKAQVEPELPRTSKDHGLTTCPGAQGRQSPTGDPRIIFLKTYQHRTPAGDKQQLEAADQWIWFEGLPTRIHLPGPRVMCRPSALRWVKRCCTRFCSASLELPMCHLYKV; translated from the exons ATGAGTCCATCAGCAAAGAAGAGGCCCAAGAATAGAATGGTTTCCAAG ATACAAGATGAAGAACCACAGGACAAGATACCACAACCTGTCAGCAAAGTAATCGGCCGGAACCGACTTAAGATG GTATTAAAAAACTTGTCGCTCTTGAAGCTGCTCAAGAGCTCGAACCCCCGGATCCAAGAACTGCATAACCTGGCCAAAAGGTGTTGGAATTCACTGCTCAGAGTTCCAAAGATCCTTGGGATCTCCACTGG GAGCAGCAATGTCTGCGATAGAGTGGAACAAGGTAACGAAGAGCTCCAAGATGCTGGGTGCCCCAAGAACATCCTGGAATCCAAGAAATTAGAGTCCACaggggagcccaaggtggggctgggggagaagaACAAGGCCCAGCAGTCACCCAAAGCAGCGTGCCAGAGCAAGGCGCAGGTGGAGCCCGAGCTCCCCAGGACATCAAAGGACCATGGCCTGACCACTTGCCCTGGAGCTCAGGGGAGGCAATCACCCACTGGGGACCCCCGCATCATCTTCCTGAAGACCTACCAGCATAGAACTCCCGCGGGGGACAAGCAGCAGCTGGAAGCAGCTGACCAGTGGATCTGGTTTGAGGGGTTGCCCACGCGAATCCACCTCCCAGGGCCCCGGGTGATGTGCAGACCATCTGCCTTGCGCTGGGTCAAGCGCTGCTGTACCCGCTTCTGCTCTGCATCACTTGAGCTACCCATGTGCCATCTATACAAAGTGTGA
- the TP53TG5 gene encoding TP53-target gene 5 protein isoform X1: MEKHSRGLRGGGWISPTFMHSPLVSQIQDEEPQDKIPQPVSKVIGRNRLKMVLKNLSLLKLLKSSNPRIQELHNLAKRCWNSLLRVPKILGISTGSSNVCDRVEQGNEELQDAGCPKNILESKKLESTGEPKVGLGEKNKAQQSPKAACQSKAQVEPELPRTSKDHGLTTCPGAQGRQSPTGDPRIIFLKTYQHRTPAGDKQQLEAADQWIWFEGLPTRIHLPGPRVMCRPSALRWVKRCCTRFCSASLELPMCHLYKV; this comes from the exons ATGGAGAAGCACAGTAGAGGCcttcggggcggggggtggattTCTCCTACGTTCATGCACTCTCCCTTGGTCTCTCAGATACAAGATGAAGAACCACAGGACAAGATACCACAACCTGTCAGCAAAGTAATCGGCCGGAACCGACTTAAGATG GTATTAAAAAACTTGTCGCTCTTGAAGCTGCTCAAGAGCTCGAACCCCCGGATCCAAGAACTGCATAACCTGGCCAAAAGGTGTTGGAATTCACTGCTCAGAGTTCCAAAGATCCTTGGGATCTCCACTGG GAGCAGCAATGTCTGCGATAGAGTGGAACAAGGTAACGAAGAGCTCCAAGATGCTGGGTGCCCCAAGAACATCCTGGAATCCAAGAAATTAGAGTCCACaggggagcccaaggtggggctgggggagaagaACAAGGCCCAGCAGTCACCCAAAGCAGCGTGCCAGAGCAAGGCGCAGGTGGAGCCCGAGCTCCCCAGGACATCAAAGGACCATGGCCTGACCACTTGCCCTGGAGCTCAGGGGAGGCAATCACCCACTGGGGACCCCCGCATCATCTTCCTGAAGACCTACCAGCATAGAACTCCCGCGGGGGACAAGCAGCAGCTGGAAGCAGCTGACCAGTGGATCTGGTTTGAGGGGTTGCCCACGCGAATCCACCTCCCAGGGCCCCGGGTGATGTGCAGACCATCTGCCTTGCGCTGGGTCAAGCGCTGCTGTACCCGCTTCTGCTCTGCATCACTTGAGCTACCCATGTGCCATCTATACAAAGTGTGA